In Halopiger aswanensis, the DNA window CGCGCAGCAGTCGGCGGTACTTGTCCGCGTCGGCGGTATCGCAGACGACCCAGCCGTAGCCGACGTCGTCGTACCCCGGCCGCCCCGCGCGCCCGAGCATCTGGAGCACGTCTAAGGGGCTCATGTCCACCTCGCCCTCGAGCGGGTCGTGGAGTTTCGTGTCGCGGATGACCACGCAGCGGGCGGGGAGGTTCACGCCCCAGGCCAGCGTCGACGTCGAAAAGAGGAGTTCGACGTGGCCCTCCTTGAACCACGCCTCGACGAGGTCCCGGTCGTTCTTCGAGAGCCCGGCGTGGTGGAAGGCCACGCCGTCGAGAACGGATTTCCGGAGTTTGTCGTTCTCGAGTTCCTTCGATTCGGTGTGGAAATCGTAGTCGCCGCGAGCGCCGATCGGAACGTCGCGCTCGGCGATCTCGTCGCGGGCCTTCTCGGCCGCGCGGACGGTGTCCTGCCTCGAGGAGACGAACACGAGCGCCTGGCCGTCCTCGCGGAGGTGCGGTTCCGCCAGATCGAGCGCGCGATAGAGTCGGCGGTACTTGTCCGCGAAGGAGTTCTCGCCGTGCGTGTAGGTCTTGACGCCCGCGTTGAGGTCGACGGGGCGGTACTCCTCGCCGAACTCGAACGTGGTTTCGTCGGGGGCGTCGAGCCACGCCGCCACGTCGTCCACGTTGGGCATCGTCGCCGACAGCGCGACGACGCGAGGGTCACAGAGGCGGCGCAGGCGGGAGATCGTGACCTCGAGCACCGAGCCGCGCCGGTCGGCGTCGAGCAGGTGCACCTCGTCGATGACGCAGACGTCGACGTCGGTGACGAAGTCGTAGCGCCGGGAGTCGTGTTTGCGGGTCGCCGAGTCGAGTTTCTCGGGGGTCATCACGAGGATGTCCGCGCGGCGCGCGCGGCGCGGATTCAGGTCCCGTTCCCCCGTGACGACGTACACCGAGTAGTCGAGATTTTCGAAGCGGTCCCAGTCGTCCTCCTTCTCGTTGGTCAGGGCCCGCAGCGGCGCGATAAAGAGCGCGGTGCCGCCGTCGGCCAGGGCCTTACAGATCGCCAGCTCCGCGAGGGCGGTCTTGCCCGACGCCGTCGGCGCGCTCGCGACCACGTTTTCGTCGCTTTCCAGCAGTGCGGGCAGCGCCTCGCGTTGCATCCGGTTGAACTCCTCGAAGGCAAAAGCGTCGGCGAATTCGGGGAGAACCTCGGCGACCTCCATCACACGGATACGGGGAGCGTCGGGTCAAAGGCGTTTCCTTCCCGGCCGCTCGCGACCGGGGGCCGGTCGGGCGGCGAGTTGAACCCGACCGTCGGGACGCCAGCCGGCTCAGGTCGGCTGCCGTCGCTGCGTTCGCTTCGTCTCGACCAGTTCCCCGAGTTGGTCGTTGAGAGCGCCGTTGGCCCGCTCGGGGCGGGGCGTGCGCTCGAAGGTGAGTTCGGGGTCGCCCGAGCCCGCGGTGTAGATCGTCAGGTCGCCGTACCCCAGCAGCCGCCCGAGCATGTCCTGCTCGAGGGTCGTGTTCTGGATGCGGTCGATCCGAAACTGAGTGACGTCTCGCGAGACGATGCCGCGTTTCTTGTACAGTTCCTCGGAGGTGATCACGTAGCGGGTGTTCGTCCAGACGGCGTAGCGGACGAGCGCGACGCCGGCACCGCCGAGGCCGAGGAGGGCGCCGAGCAGCGCGGTGAGCCCCGCGCCGTCGGTGCTTGTAAGGTCCATAATGATGAGCGCCGTGCCGACGACGGCGACCAGGACGGCGATCGGCACTCCGGCACCCATCGTGATCGGGTGGGGACGACTCTCCCAGACGACGGCTTCGTCGGCCGTGAGATGGAGCCAGTCGGGCGTCGAGCGGGCCATCGGTTTGGCCGTCGTATTCCGCTCGTCACCGTAAAGCTATCGCGGTAGGGAACCCCTTCTGGCCCGCACCCAGCAGTGAGACCCAGGTCGCAGTCGAGCAGTGCTCGA includes these proteins:
- a CDS encoding DEAD/DEAH box helicase, giving the protein MEVAEVLPEFADAFAFEEFNRMQREALPALLESDENVVASAPTASGKTALAELAICKALADGGTALFIAPLRALTNEKEDDWDRFENLDYSVYVVTGERDLNPRRARRADILVMTPEKLDSATRKHDSRRYDFVTDVDVCVIDEVHLLDADRRGSVLEVTISRLRRLCDPRVVALSATMPNVDDVAAWLDAPDETTFEFGEEYRPVDLNAGVKTYTHGENSFADKYRRLYRALDLAEPHLREDGQALVFVSSRQDTVRAAEKARDEIAERDVPIGARGDYDFHTESKELENDKLRKSVLDGVAFHHAGLSKNDRDLVEAWFKEGHVELLFSTSTLAWGVNLPARCVVIRDTKLHDPLEGEVDMSPLDVLQMLGRAGRPGYDDVGYGWVVCDTADADKYRRLLRDGKEIESRLAESLETHLNAEIAMGTITDLDDVMDWLETTFYYVRGQSKPEAYDFPNLRERVRDCLEELVDRGFVETGEDLSIEATPRGVLASKYYLRLETAAKFADLCDRVEAGKELETDDILEAVATAGEFESVSARQDERDAIDAVLVGQEYGDLEAGQRKVLAILRSAASGTTPAELASDAWVIRRNATRLVSALGAFLDRFVGPHAANLARQAEARIENGVSADAVGLTAIDGVGPGRASKLAKEGLSTPGDVVDAGIDGLIDAGLSEGVAERVYEGAQSLPSVEIDWGDFPDAIAAGENEVCEVTVRNVGEPARAGIRVTVNGREMTSANSYLRDVDTVPVGVFGAETEELEYTVSVAFPEEPLLPVEETRTVRVE
- a CDS encoding PH domain-containing protein, translating into MARSTPDWLHLTADEAVVWESRPHPITMGAGVPIAVLVAVVGTALIIMDLTSTDGAGLTALLGALLGLGGAGVALVRYAVWTNTRYVITSEELYKKRGIVSRDVTQFRIDRIQNTTLEQDMLGRLLGYGDLTIYTAGSGDPELTFERTPRPERANGALNDQLGELVETKRTQRRQPT